The Xylocopa sonorina isolate GNS202 chromosome 10, iyXylSono1_principal, whole genome shotgun sequence genome contains the following window.
CGAGCTCCCAGAACGCGAAGGAAAAATCAATTTCTACGGACTTACGGCCGTTGCTCTTCTCTTCAATCAAATTTGCGTCGCTTTTCTCTGGGTACTTCTTAGTATGGTCTCGCATCGGAGGGTTCGATTAGTTTACGGAACAGGTGAACAGTTGCTCGTTGCAATCGAGAATTTAAGATCCTGGTAATGTTGCGAGGATAAGAACTGGGGGATATAAATTCTGAGGTAGCTTCACGAGGCCGCCATTTTCCAGCTACGATGCTAATTAAATAACCCGACGGTTCCTCGTCGTAAAAGGAACTCGTTCGACCTTGGGAATAACGCGGATGGCTCGGGTCACGGGGCAATTTCCGATTTACCGGCAACAATTCCATTTTCCAGTGGCGGGATAAAAATCTTTATAGCGGTTCGAGCCCTGGAAAACGGGATCCTGTGTAGACTGTACACCATTGGCTCACCCTCGAACGTTTTCATCCCCCTCTATCAACCCTTCCGACCAACGCTATCGACTGAAACGAAGAGGTTCGAGAAAATTGATAGCTCTCGATGGCTCTCGAGAGCATCCAAAACTCTAAAACTCTCTGGAAACTCGCGAAATCATTTTCTTCGACTCTCAACGCTCACCAGCTACTCAAAATCTCTCAGAAATCATCGGGATCTCGAATAACTACGAAAGCTACAAAAAACATCTATGCGATCTTCGTTCCCTCGAATCATTCGCTCGAATCACTGCACCATCATCCGTCAAACCTCTCAACGCAGCTTTCGAAGATGGACACCCGTCCCCATCCCTGGTCCAACGAAACCAGGCGCAACGGAAGGACCGTTTCCACCCCTCGAGTCGACTGCCAGCAgacaaaaaaaagagaagaaaaaaaaatggtagCAACGGTAGTTGGACAGGTAGCGTCTTCCGTGGAGGGACGCCAGGGATACGTGGGGTGGAAGTACGAGATCGAGCGGAGGAATACAGGGACAGAGGAGGATAATAGGGGCAGACGGTAACACGGGGACTCCCTCCACGGTTTCTTTACATATGGCGCTTAGTACAGGGCTATAACCATCGATAATCGGCCAATAGGAACGGGTCTGGCACGGATCGTACGCTATATCGTCGAGCCCCATAGATTCGTAGGCAGCATGACAAATAACTCTCACAATGGGCCATCGTTCCCAGCCGTGTGCACCCCCTCCTCTGCCAGCCGAGTTTCCAACATCCCCTTCCACGctgtctctccctctctatATCCTCCACCCCCCCATTCGTGTTATACACGACCAGATCGGTTCCGGCAATTTTACATTCACGTCACAGCGGCGCTGATTTATTATAATGTTTGCCGCTCGCCCTGCTATCCTCTTTCCACTCCCTGGCCAACTTCGCCTCTCTGTCTCTGCTTTCATCCCCCTTTCCGCAGATCTCCTTGCGTCTGTGGCTCGCGAGCCGTAGTCGAGTCGGTTCGTGGATGCTCTCCACGTTTGGTGCTTTCGTTGGTCGGCTCGTTCGACTTTTGCGAGGGAGAAATTGACGAAGGGGTGAGAGAAGGGTTGCTCGAGTTAGAGACTTGTTTCCGAGCGAAATTAGGGTGGCGCGAGATGATATTACGACGGAGAAAGAGAGGGTTAAAGCGAAATGGTATCGAGCGATTTGTGTAATACGAGAATCGTGGCGGATTAATTAAACTTTCTAATTAATTTACCATCGACTGGACCGATCGATTGAACAAACCCCGCGAAAAAATCCACTCGATCTCGTGCCCGCTGGGACGGAGGGAAAACAGAGCGGAGCCGAAAAAATGGGCGGGCGGAAAGAAAAAATAGTCGCGTTCCGTTTTAATGACCGAATACCCGTTCGAGGGGATCGAGGGACCCGGCGATTTCGATTTCGCCGCTCGGATCGAGTCGATCGTGTTTCCAATCGCGCCTGTTTGGTTTAAGTTTCGCCCGGttactctttctctcttttgttTGTTATTTCGCGCGTGCCGAATTAAAATTCATTCCCCTCCCAGCGGCTGTCACATTTTTGTCGTTTTTCCATTTCCACCGCCTCGTTTTTCAACGCCTCGTCTCGATACACCGGCGGGGCGAAcgtgaaacagaaaaaaaaaaaaaaaaatacgtgaTAAATCGGCGAAACGATTTTTCACGCGAGCTCGTTCTTTTTTATGATTATTATTTTGTTCGAGCTTAATTTTTTATTCACCCCACCCGCGGGAAAACGTATCTGTCCGAGGGGGGCGAGTGGGGCTGTTTAAATCGCCCAGTTTTGGGAGATTGTTTATTCGACGCGATATTTCTTGCGTTTCGTAGAAAAATTGTGAACCATTTCGTTGTCCTTTTTTTGAAGGATACAGGGATTTCTATTTGCATTTCAGGGACTAGAATCACTGTTCGACGAAGCAGATGACGATCGATCGACTTCTCGAGAACACAGACGTTACCAAACCTCTCTTCTTTATTAAAATCGCCATCAAATGTCAAAGCAAATATCGtgaggataaaaaaaaaagaaagaaggacCAATAACGATGAGAGACAAGAGAGTCACGCGCCGTGTCGCCGCTAAGGAACCGGCGGTCAGGCTGATTTACATGAAATCCCAATAAATGACAGGAATTCCAGGCTGATTTAATTAGGCAACGGGCGCGCGGATCGGGCCGTGCGAAATATCCATACAAATGGCGCGAAAATGCGTGTCGAATAGGGACGGGCTCGACTTTCATCGTGGGCGAAATTGATGGTAGTTTAGGCGAGCTTAATGAAAACGAGCCTGGACGCCTCCTTCCACCGCCGTCCTTGGCCCCCCTCGTCTCTCTTCGTCCTCGTCTCGGTCCCGTCGTGTTCCTTTCGCCTTGTTCACGACTCGCACAATTCTTCGCGATGGGATTACGGTGTATTTATCAGCGTTTCACCGGTGGAAGACAAGGCCGCCAATTAGCCGACGCCAATCATCGCCTTAAATCACGACTCGCTCTCGCGAAAGGTCAGCGGGATTAACCTGACATTACGTCGAATTAAGCAGCGCCTGTTGCCTCGCTCTGCTCTCTGTTATTTACTCTGTTTCTTTATTACGATCGTTTACGACCGGTCGTTTTTTTTACGATTGCCTGGACGATTTGGATAATCGTCGTACTGTACACAGTTTGGAGATTGGCGCTAATTTCAGCCCAGTCGCGCGATCGTTCGTGTAATCTCGTCGAATGTGGCGAATATTTCACCTCTCGTAAACTAATTCTTCGATCAGTGAAAATAAACTTTGCCGCTCCTCCAGTTATTAAAATCCTTCGACAACGACATCGAACGGAGGAGCTTCCTTCTCTCGCCCGTTCGCAACCCCTTTTAAAAATCCTCGCCAGGAGTGCGCGCAATTATAGTTACGAGCGCGAATCGCGAGCACCGTCTATCGCGAGATTGAGGCGTCAGGTTTATAGTCTTTGGCCGTCGAATAGCTGTGAGGCCCGCGAGAGAACGAAAGGGagggacgaggacggcggtgaCGAGGAACAGGGAACGGTGGTCCGGGTTATATGGAGTTCGGAGAATTTTAACAAGACGGGCTCGCGTCGCCCTGGGCGAGGAATCCCCTAACGAGAAAGGGCACTTCTCCCCTCAAAAATAATGAAGTCTTCAAGCGGCGTTCCCATAGCCTCCCCGAGGGTGCAACGTTGCGTTTTTATGCAACTCTCCTCTCTACGTGGAATCAGTTGGTGAACGCCTTGGTCCAAAGACTTTCGTGACTCGAACGAAAACTGTTATTTCATTCTTCTGGTTcttattttaacattttataGAAGAAAGATCGCAAATAATTGATGGTTCGATTTGAAATTGGCATCGAATCGATGCAAGTATCGCAGCCAGTGCCAGTTGGAATCAGTTTCAACTAGAAAAGAGCAAAAGTGCCGTAGATCATCCCATTTCCCCCTAGAACGATTACAAGAACAAGTGTCGAACGATAAGGGATGAAGGGTATCGCCCTGTTTAAAGACGATCGCACGCTCGCACGTTAATGGCTCTGGTTTTTCTCGCGGCGAGGGTGAGCTAACCCCTGGCGAGCCTTCGCTCTGATTGGCCCGTCGTTTAGGGGATGATTCCAGGCGCGATACGGTCGCCGGTTGGCCGGATTTAATTAATCGATCGCACGCATTACCGGCCGACAAATGGTGGGCAGGCGGTTAGATCGCTCGCAGTTAATGTCGCCGATCATTCGTCATGAAGAATAAACAAGTTCCGCCAGGATGGATCCTCTGTCGCGTTACAACCGCGAAATTCGCTCGCGAGATTCCACCCCATCGAAGCTGCTAAATAAATTCGAAAATCCAGAAACATAACCCTGTAACATCGAGGATAGTTGAACATTGTTGCGCAACAGAAAAAAGTCGATCGACCCTTCGATATTTCGATCGCGTTCCACGCATTTGCAAATATCGCGTCCACGCGAAAACCCACGAACAGATACGCTTGCGAGTACGCTTCGCCTTGACATTCGCCATAAAACAAGAACGCGCAGCCACCCCCGCGCGCGCCCCTCGAAGGATGCCAGGAAAAATCGTtccgtcgtaacgcgaggggTCGCCATCGCGGGCGAAACGGGTCCCAGCATCCGGTAGGAGGACCAAGCGGTGGGCGCAGCGACGCGCGGAGGGTGGCGAGGACGGTTTCATAAGTTATCGATTGAAAGGGAGCCAGAGTGGCGGCGCGAGGGTGTCAGTCGCCATGGCGACCGAACCTGCGCCCTGCGACTTGGACGTTTACCTTAATGCCCGGGAATTACGGGACGTGATTTTCACCCCTGTTCTCCCGTCCGCCCCACCCAGCCCCCCCTCGACACCCTCTCCCTACCAACGACGTCGAGGACGCTTTAGGCGATAATGTAATTTTATCTACGCCCTGCTCCACCCCGCCTGCGACCGGCGAACGATCTTTCAGAGGCGCCTCAGCGCTGTCTTTCCCTCTTCCTCTCTTCCTTACCCCCCCTCGTCCCGTTCCACGGCTACCCAGCTGCACCGTTTCGCGGTTTCACCATCACGATCCGGGAGGCAACGTTTTCTTCGGCAAACAACGTTAGTTCATTGACCAGCGGCGAGGAATTAATTGGATTCCCGGGAAATTAATTGCGGCAAAAGCCACCCCCGGACGGAAATTAGAGCCGCTAACGCCGCGGAGTTTTGCGCCCGTTAACGGCTGTGGCTCGTTGGGAAAAATTCTCGTGGATCTGGGGCAGCGAGATTGAGTCGATCCTTCGTGATTTTTATTATGGTTTGAATATGGGAACGGGTGACATTGATGAAGCTAAAAAAAGAGTGTTACGTCTGTATAACGAGAGCGATGAAAGAAGAAACAGGGAAGTGGAAAGGAAAATCGTTTTATGTGAAGGAGAAATTGTTAACAGAAGAATCTTTGATGGGTGATGATTTGATGACGCTGAAAGGAAAAGTGTTACGTTTGTATAATGAGAGCGATGGAAGAAGAAACAACGAAGTGGAAAGCAAAATTTGTTTGTTTTATGTGGAAGAGAAAAATGGTAACAGAAGAATCTTTGATGATTGTGATTTTGCAAGGTTTCGTGTGCGATCACTGATGATGAAGAAGAGACTGATCATGGGTCGCGTTGCCACGGGCACGGTCCATCCCTGACTACGTCAGTGAAGCGTCGAGCCACCCCCTCGGGGGCTGTGCCAACACAGACCCGCATTAGCTAACTGCACCCTGATTCGTCGCCGGATCGATCCGAAAAACGAGGAAACTTAACGCGAATTACGTCACCGGTGGAACGGTTAATTCTGGTTGAAATGAAGAGGGAACAGCGTCGATCGTAACGAGAAGTCGACTCGCTTGGTAAAAACGAAGAAAGTCGTCGGGAACGAGCTTAATAATTATCGATTGCTCATAATTCGAGCTGTgggaaattttaattattcgagGATCGACGAATCGTTTCCGTACTCTTTCGAATTaggaagaaaaaaataattatgGAAGATTCGTATCGTATCTACGATGAAGCTTCTTCACTGAATAATTATCGATGGTATAAAGATTAACAGTATTGCTCCAAACAATCCTCTCAGTGCCTCGCAAATAAATTACCGCGAAATTAGCTGTAAATGAAGTTTCGCCAATTTCACGGAGGAAAAGAGCGGTTTTAGCGAACGAGAGGCTTAAATTACGACCATTTGTATTCTCCGGAGGAATCCAACCCCTTGGTGGCTCTTGGAAAAGGCGGGGTCTCGATTCCTCCAGAGGGAGAGTGATACCGTTACCATGGAGTTATGTAAATCGTCGGATTACTCGTCCCTGCAAATTGGAAATCGAGCTTCGACAAGGAACAGCGTAGTCTCGCCAGTCTTCTCGCGAagggatctctctctctctctcttggaaCGCCATTGAAAATCACAAGTCGCAAACAAATCCGATCGATGCGCCAATAGAAGAGGATATTAAACCCAAGAAAATTGCTACGACTCTTAAACGCACTCACTTTTCACGCGCATTAAAATAGTAAAATCGACTTGTTCAACATCCATCGCCAAGAAGGGTGCGCCACCCGCGGCGTCTGACGATGGAACGAGACGGGGTAAGATGGCACCATCTCCCGCGTGGTAACGAGGAGCGTGAAACAGGCGCAGAATCGTGTCGAATCGTCCCACGGGTCGCGTTACACGCATTAGCTAAACGGCAGCTCTGATTGGCTCCCTTCTACGAGCTACGCTTTCATCAACCCCCTAAGGTCAAACCGTTGGGGTGAAAGCAACGAGGAGACGCGGAGGCAGGATCAGAAACGATCTCTTTATATCCGCGCGGGTGGAGGAGGGCGAGATTCGTTTAGCTACGGGATGGAAACGTGCCTCGTTTAGTAGCTGGGTGATTTTGAATTAATTTCTGTTTACGAGAGAGGGTTAATAGAGGCGCGTCGAATGGAACGCTTCTTTTTTTGGTTGCAATATTAATTAGCACTTGTTGATGAAATCTTTTTGGAAGATCTTTTCAATGTTGGAATACGTGGCTATTTATTCGTGGATATTCGACGAGGCGAAGGTTGCATTGCGTATCAATCGAAATCGACTAAATTCGCGTCGATCGTAAATCTCGCGACGCGCTTCGCGTTGCATCGATCGCTAAATTATACGGTTGGTCCCGTTCGAGCCTCGCAGAGAGGAGAGGATATAATAGCCATGGCTCAGATAAAACCAGAGAGGTCTCACTTATTTACCTGGAAACTACCGCCGGACGAAGCCGTAACTCTCGATGACATATTGGTGTATCTGGGCAAGTATAGAAAACGACTCGACCTCGCAAGCACCTTGGTACCCTCCTCCGCGTATAACACGCGCAGACTCGACGCGTACCATTCTCTCTCAGACTCATCTCGACTCGTCGTCGTTCGACCAttcattagaaccgtctcgTAATTAGGAGAATTCGGCAGATACCAGAGATACCTCTTCGTCCTGCTGATGCTGTTCTGTCTGTTCCTCACCTTCGTCTATTTCACGCAAACCTTCCTGACCGTGGTACCAACGGAGCACTGGTGCAAGCTTCCGAAACATGGAAACGTGTCCTCAGAGCAATTGAGAGGTTACATGGTACCTGGCGCTCATAAAGTCCCGTACGAGGGCCATCGTTTGCCTTACTCACGATGTTACGTTTACGATGTGCCAGTGGAAACGGCGGTCTCTGATAGACAGTCGAGCAAGAATTGGCCGCTGAAAAAGTGCGACGATTGGGAGTTTAAGCTTCATCAATCAGACGTGCCTTACATGTCTGTCGCGGCAGAATTTGGATGGGTAGTTATTCCTCGAATGGCAAATTCCAATCGAAATATCGTCACCAAGACTGACACGTCTGTTTCGCAGGTTTGCGACGAGTCATACAAAGTGACGCTGGCTCAAAGTATCTTCTTCGTTGGTTCCATTTTCGGTGGTTTGCTGTTTGGTTGGATGGCTGACAGATACGGAAGAGTCCCAGTTCTAGTGATAAGCAATTTAATGGGATTCATAGGCGGTATTGGCACCATCTACGTTAACCAGTTCTGGCAGTTCTGCGCGTGCAGGTTCGTCGTTGGCCTGGCCTACGACAACGTGTTCACGTTCGCTTATATACTCGTCTTGGAGTACGTCGGTTCTGAATGGCGAACTTACGCTGCGAGCATGTCCTACGGGTTATTCTACTCGCTTGGTGCAGTTTGCCTACCCTGGTTGGCTTATTGGCTCAAGGATTGGAGATTGTTCTCGTTGGTGACGTCTGTTCCATTAGCGTCTGCCATTGTCGCTCCTTTCGTTGTTCCTGAGAGCGTCAGGTTTAGTCTGACATCGTACCACTGCTCTACTCAAGTATCATTCCACGTGAATATTTTCAAAATGTCTAATTAAACAGGTGGTTAATCGGAAAAGGACGAATCGAGAAAGCAATGAAGATCATTCGCAGCATCGAGAGAACCAATCGCATAGACATACCTCAGGATGTCTACGAAGAATTCGTCAAAGATTGCGAAAAAACCGCGGATGAACTCTCCGTCGAATCTTACAGCATCGCTGACCTCTTCAGGACTAAACGTTTGAGGTGATTTCTTCAAGAACGTATACGCAAACCTACAAGTCCCATAAATCGAAAATTTGTATTATCCACAGAAATACGAGCCTGTTGTTGATGATATCCTGGGGCGTGATCCAGATGTCGTACGACGGCCACGTCAGATGCCTCGACAGACTCGGACTGGACGTGTTCACGGCGTTCACGATCGCCTCAGCGACCGAGTTCCCCGCTGAATTGTTGAACCTGTACACGCTCGACGTGTTAGGACGGCGGCTGTCGTTGTTCACCGCGGTGTTCCTCTCCGGTTTGTTCAGTTTATTCGCGGCGAGCGTCTCCATCGGCGTCACGTTCGCCTCGTTCGCGATATGCAGCCGATTCTTCGTGAACATCGCGTCGAACGTCGCGATGCAGTACGCGGCGGAGTTGCTGCCGACGGTGATCCGCGGCGAGGGCGTGGCGCTCGTCCACGTATTCGGGTACGTCACGTCGATCGCGAGCCCGGTCATCGCGTTCTCCAGCAGGTCGATGCACAATCTGCCGATGATCGTGCTGGGCGTGTGCTGCGCGTCCACCTCGTTGCTCTGTTTGTTCCTGCCGGAAACGCTGATGGAGCAGCTGCCTCAGTCGATGATGGTACGTCTCGTCGCCTGTTGGCGTAACTTTAATGCTAATTTTCTTCCTCCTCGATACTAATTCGCGCAATTCTTCGTCGCGATCCAGGACGGAGAGTTGTTTGGGATCGATCAGACGTTCTGGGAGACGCCGTTCACGAGGAGGAGGCCTCTGGAGCCGCGAGTGCACCACTTGCACGCGAAACGGGCGGCAACCAGGCCGGACGTGTTGCGCAGCAGCATGATTTCCGGTTACAAAGGCGTCAGGACTCGACACGGACAGATGAAGCAGAGGGCTAGCCAAGTTGCGCATCGTTAATCGTTTTGTACGTAAGATAACTGGAAATACCGTCTTGAACGTATGTTTGAGATTATAAAAGTGGAGATTGAGGGTTTGGAACATCCCTTGTGGAGCAAAGGGGATGAACGAACGAGTTTGTTACGTTGTTATTAAGCATTATATCGATACAGTGAGAAGGTTCATTTAAGGTATTATTAAGCGCGGATAAATTGCttcttttaattaattattatggtATTAATGTAAAGGAACTAGGTTAATGATTGTGTAGAGAATTGAGTAAAGTGAAACTCGAGATGAATACGCGAAGAGGAATTTCTCGTTTAAAAATACTGGGGTAGAAAACGGGGTGGGAAGAGAAATATAGTTTCATCCGTCGCAATTTTTTTCCAGAGACGCTCCACGT
Protein-coding sequences here:
- the LOC143428644 gene encoding organic cation transporter protein, whose amino-acid sequence is MAQIKPERSHLFTWKLPPDEAVTLDDILVYLGEFGRYQRYLFVLLMLFCLFLTFVYFTQTFLTVVPTEHWCKLPKHGNVSSEQLRGYMVPGAHKVPYEGHRLPYSRCYVYDVPVETAVSDRQSSKNWPLKKCDDWEFKLHQSDVPYMSVAAEFGWVCDESYKVTLAQSIFFVGSIFGGLLFGWMADRYGRVPVLVISNLMGFIGGIGTIYVNQFWQFCACRFVVGLAYDNVFTFAYILVLEYVGSEWRTYAASMSYGLFYSLGAVCLPWLAYWLKDWRLFSLVTSVPLASAIVAPFVVPESVRWLIGKGRIEKAMKIIRSIERTNRIDIPQDVYEEFVKDCEKTADELSVESYSIADLFRTKRLRNTSLLLMISWGVIQMSYDGHVRCLDRLGLDVFTAFTIASATEFPAELLNLYTLDVLGRRLSLFTAVFLSGLFSLFAASVSIGVTFASFAICSRFFVNIASNVAMQYAAELLPTVIRGEGVALVHVFGYVTSIASPVIAFSSRSMHNLPMIVLGVCCASTSLLCLFLPETLMEQLPQSMMDGELFGIDQTFWETPFTRRRPLEPRVHHLHAKRAATRPDVLRSSMISGYKGVRTRHGQMKQRASQVAHR